The Ramlibacter sp. PS4R-6 nucleotide sequence GCACGCCGAAGCCGGGGATGTGGAAGCCGATCAGCTTGTCCGGCTGCCAGGCCTCGGGCAGGATCAGCAGCGTGCTGTCGAGCGTCTCGACGATCCAGCGCAGCACGGCGAACGTGACGGCCAGCGGCACGATGGCCAGCAGGCCGGCGACGAGCCATTTGCGCAGGGCGAGCATGGTGCCGGCTTTCAGCCCGCCGCCGCCGGCGTGTCGGGCTTGGTCGCGGGCTTGGTCGCGGGCGTGCTGTCCGCGGGCTTGGACTCCGCGGGCTTCGACTCGGCAGGCTTGGCCTCGGTCTTGGCCGCTTCAGCCGGCTGGGCGGCATCCGTGGACTTTTCGGCGCCGGCCTTGTTGCCGCCGCGGAAATCCGTCACGTACCAGCCCGAACCCTTCAGCTGGAAGCCGGCCGCCGTGACCTGCTTGGCGAACGCGTCGGCGCCGCACGCGGGGCACACGGTGAGCGGGTCGTCCGAGATCTTCTGCAGGACGTCCTTGGCATGGCCACAGGACGCGCACTTGTAGGCGTAGATCGGCATGGCGTTGTCTAGGGGTCGTTGCGGCGGTGCAAAGCCCTCAATTATAGAGGGGGCGGGGTTTTTCAACCCCGGCTCTCCCTAGTGCGGCTGCAGGCCCGCCACGGGGGTGCGCGGCTCGTGGCGGTTGCGCAGGACCTGCGGCATCAGCGACCCGATGACCATCCCGGCGAAGGCGGCGATCAGGCCGGCGAGCTGGCCGGGGAACATCTTGGACAGCGCCTCGCCGCCGACCTGCGGGAAGAACAGCACCCACACCGCGATGCCCGCCGCCAGCGAGAAGATCGCGCCCTGGGTGGTGGCGCGCTTCCAGTACAGGCCCATCACCAGCGGCACGAAGGCCGCCACCAGCGTCACCTGGTAGGCCGAGGACACCAGGTCGTAGATCGAGGTGCCCTTCATCGCGATCGCATAGGCCAGCACCGAGGCCGTGAAGACGACGATGGTCACGCGCATGGCCAGCAGCTGCTGCTTGTCGCTCATGTGCGGGCGCATGTTCTTCAGGATGTTCTCGACGAAGCTGGTCGAAGGCGCCAGCAGCGTCGCCGACGAGGTGCTCTTGATGGCCGAGAGCAGCGCGCCGAAGAACAGGATCTGCATCACCAGCGGCATCTTCGTCAGCACGAAGGTGGGCAGCACGCGCTGGTAGTCGTTCTTCGCCAGCTCGAGCGCGCTGTTGCCCATCACCACCACCGCGCTGGCGACGATGAACATAGGCACGAAGGCGAACAGGATGTAGCTCACGCCGCCGATCACCGCGCCGTTGCGGGCGGTGTTGGAGTCCTTGGCCGACATCACGCGCTGGAAGACGTCCTGCTGCGGGATGGAGCCCAGCATCATGGTCAGGCCCATGCCGATGAAGAAGGCGATGTCCGTGAACGTGGGCGGCGGCAGGAAGTTCCACAGCTCCTTGGACGACGCCAGGGCCATCACCTTGTCGGCGCCGCCCGCGAGCTCCGCCGAGAAGAAGGCGATGACCGACAGGCCGATCACCAGCACGATCATCTGGATGAAGTCCGTCCAAGCCACCGCGAGGAAGCCGCCGATCACCACGTAGACCAGCACCGCGAGCGTGCCGACGATCATGCCGGTGGTCTCGGACATGGCGCCGTTGGTGAGCACGGAGAACACCAGGCCCAGCGCCGTGATCTGCGCCGCGACCCAGCCCAGGTAGGACAGGATGATGGCGACCGAGCAGAAGATCTCCACGCCGCGCCCGTAGCGCTGGCGGTAGAAGTCGCCGATGGTCAGCAGGTTCTGCTTGTACAGCTTGGCCGCGAAGAACAGGCCCACGAGGATCAGGCAGGTGCCGGCGCCGAAAGGGTCTTCGACGATGGCGTTGAGGCCGCCCTGCACGAACTTGGCCGGGATGCCCATCACCGTCTCGGCGCCGAACCAGGTGGCGAAGGTGGTGGTCACCACCATGATCAGCGGCAGGCTGCGCCCGGCGATGGCGAAGTCGGCCGTGTTCTTGATGCGCGTGCCGGCCCACACGCCGATGGCGAGCGTGCCCACCAGGTACAGCACGACAAACGTGATCAGCGTGTAGTTCATCGCCGTCCAAGCCCCTCTCGTATTGGGGCGGAATTATCCCCTAGAACCCGCGCATCCTCAGCAGGAACTGCACCACGACCAGGCCGGCCGCGAAGCCCACGGCGGCGTACATCACCGTCTGCAGCAGGCGGTTGGTGCGCTTCAGTTCCTGCAGCAGCTCGCGGTCGATGTTGCGCACCTCCCACGAGCGCTCGCGCAGGTACTTGTGGACCAGGTGGGGCAGCTCGGGCAGCAGCTTGGCGTAGCGCGGCGCCTGGTCCCGCAGTTCGTCCAGGAACTTCTGCGGGCCCACTTCTTCCTGCATCCACTTCTCGAGGAAGGGCTTGGCCGTGGCCCACAGGTCCAGGTCGGGGTCCAGCTGCCGCCCCAGCCCCTCGATGTTCAACAGCGTCTTCTGCAGCAGCACCAGCTGCGGCTGGATGTCCACGTGGAAGCGCCGCGACATCTGGAACAGCCGCATCAGCAGCATGCCCAGCGAGATCTCCTTGAGCGGCCGGTCGAAGTACGGCTCGCACACCGTGCGCACCGCGCCCTCCAGTTCGTCCACGCGCGTGCCCGGCGGCACCCAGCCCGACTCGATGTGCAGCTCCGCCACGCGCTTGTAGTCGCGGCGGAAGAAGGCCGTGAAGTTCTGCGCCAGGTATTCCTTGTCGTACTCGGTGAGCGTGCCGATGATCCCGAAGTCCAGCGAGATGTAGCGCCCGAACGAGCCGGGCGCCAGGCTGATCTGGATGTTGCCCGGGTGCATGTCGGCGTGGAAGAAGCCGTCGCGGAACACCTGCGTGAAGAAGATGGTGACGCCGTCGCGCGCGAGCTGCTTGATGTCGACGCCCGCAGCCACCAGCCGCTCGCGCTGCGAGATCGGCACGCCGTGCATGCGCTCCATCACGATGACGTCGGGCTGGCACAGGTCCCAGTACATCTCGGGGATCAGCACCAGGTTCAGGCCCGCCATGTTCCGGCGCAGCTGCGCGGCGTTGGCCGCCTCGCGCACCAGGTCCAGCTCGTCGTGCAGGTACTTGTCGAACTCGGCGACCACCTCGCGCGGTTTCAGGCGGCGGCCGTCCTCGGACAGGTGCTCGATCCAGCCGGCCATCATGCGCATGAGGCTCAGGTCCTTCTCGATCACCGGCAGCATCCCGGGGCGCAGCACTTTCACCGCGACTTCCTTCAGCTGCCCCTGGCGGTCGCGCATGGTCGCGAAGTGCACCTGCGCGATCGAGGCGCTGGCCACCGGCTCCCGCTCGAAGCTCACGAAGATCGAATCGAGCGGGCGGCGGAAGGCTCGCTCGATGGTGGCGACCGCGACTTCGGTGGGGAACGGCGGCACGCGGTCCTGCAGCAGCGCGAGCTCGTCGGCGATGTCCTGCGGCAGCAGGTCGCGGCGCGTGGACAGCACCTGCCCGAACTTCACGAAGATGGGGCCCAGGTGCTCCAGCGCCTGGCGCAGGCGCTGGCCGCGCGGCGCGCGCAGGTCGCGGCCCACGGCCAGGACACGGGCGATGGACGCCAGCCGGAAGCTCTTGAGGACGAGCTCGTCCAGGCCGTAGCGCAGCGCGACCCAGACGATGTAGAGGCCGCGCAGGTAACGCGTCATGCGCTTCCCGGGCCTCCCGGGCCCGGGCCCGGCGCGGGCGTTGGCGCGCCCACCGCTGTGGCGCTGGCGACGAACTGGCGCATGGCGCCGAGCACGCGCCGTGCCGCATCGCCCACGGCATGCGCAGGCGCATCGCCGATCACGCGCGCGAGATCCTCCTCGAGGTCCCAGCGCACGTTCTCGACGAGCCAGTTGATCTCGGCGGCGAACTGCACGTCGCCCGCGATGTGCACCGGCGGCTTGTCGCCCTTGAGCGCGGCCTGCGCCAGCTGGAAGGGCGAGGTCTCGGTGAGCGTGAGCGTCAGGTCGGCGGGCGTGCCGCTGTCGCCGACCACCTCGAACAGGCCGGCGGGCGTGGCCGCGAGCCGCATCGAGAACGAGCGCCAGCTCGCCTGCACGGACTTGCCGGCCTGGCGCACGAGGCGCGCCTGGGCCTCGCTTTCCTGCATCAGCACGTGGTTGATCAGCAGCACCACGCGGCGCTGCACTTCATCCACAAGCCAAGGCGGGGGCTGGAAGGGAAAGGGGCTGGCCATGGCCCCGGATTCTCGCCGAAAGACGAGGGCCGCCGCGGCTATTGCAGGGCCTGCACGCCGGCCACGAGCCAGCCGCTGGCGCCGCTCTTCGGCTTGGTCATGTTCCAGACTTCGCGGAACGGGCTGGGCGCGGCTGCGGGCTCCTCGCGGATCATCCCGGAGAACTCGACGCTGGCCATGTAGTCGCCGCCCAGGTCCTCGATGCCGAGCAACTGCGCCTCGAGCATCACGACTTCGGTGCGGTTGGGTTGGCCGGCCTGCTGGCGCTCGCGCTCGGCCAGCTGCGAGCGAATCTCGCCCAGCATCTCGTCGGTCATCATCGAGCGCAGCGTCGGCAGGTCCGACTTGTCCCAGGCTTCCTGCAGCGTCACGAAGTTGCGCTTGGCGGCTTCCACGAAGCCCGGGGTGTCGAAGCCCGCGGGCACGCCCCAGTTCTGCGCGCCTTCCAGGGCGGAACCGATGCGCACGGGCTCGCCCGGCTGTTGCGGGGCGTACTTGGCGGCGTCGAACGCCATGCTGGCGCGCTCCCACGGGCGGGCCGAGGCGTCATTGCCGACCTTGTCCGGGCTGTACTGGCGCGGGGCCCGCGCGACGTCTGCCGGCGCGGCACCGCCATAGGCGTAAGGCGCTGCATGTTGCGCGCGGCGGCGCATGGCCCAGCCGATCAGCGTCATCGCGATCATGACGACCAGGAAGATCAGGATGAACTGGCCGAAGGCTTCGCCGAAACCGAGCGAATGCGCGAGCCACGCCAGGCCCAGGCCGGCGGCGAGGCCGCCTAGCATGCCGCCCCAGCGCGGGCCCTGCTGCACGGGCGGCGTGGCATTGGCGGGCGCGGTGGGCTGCGCCTGGTTGGGCGCCGCGGGCTTCTGGGCCTCGCGCTGCGTCACGTTGGAGGACTGGCGGCCCACGGAACTGCCGCCGCCCAGGCGGCGCGCGGCCTCCGCATCGAATGCGAACGTCGCCATCACCAGCGCGAAAACGGAAATCCAGAATTTCATGATGCCTCCAGGACACGCACGGCGCGCGTCAGCACTTGATTCCAACATGCAACGCTACCACGCCGCCGGTGAGGTTGTGGTAGTCCACATGCCCGAAACCGCATTTGCGCATGAGGGCTTTCAGTTCCTCCTGCCCGGGATGCATGCGGACCGACTCGGCCAGGTAGCGGTAGCTCGCCTCGTCGCCGGCCACCCAGCGGCCCAGCAGCGGCAGCACGTTGAAGGAATACCAGTCGTAGGCCTTGGCCAGCGGCTGCGCCACTTTCGAGAATTCGAGCACCAGCAGCTTGCCGCGCGGTTTCAGCACGCGGTTCATCTCGGCGAGCGCGGCCTCCTTGTGCGTCATGTTGCGCAGCCCGAAGGCCACGCTCACCACGTCGAAGCTGGCGTCGGCGAAGGGCAGCTTCTCCGCGTCGCACACCGCCGTGGGCAACACGACGCCGGCATCGAGCAGCCGGTCGCGGCCGGTGCGCAGCATGGCCTCGTTGATGTCGGTGTGCACGACGCGGCCTGTGCTCCCCACCTTCTTCGCGAACGCCAGCGCGAGATCGCCGGTGCCGCCCGCGATGTCCAGCACCTGCGCACCCGGCGCGACGTTGGCGACCAGCACCGTGTAGGCCTTCCACGCGCGGTGCAGGCCCATGGACATCAGGTCGTTCATCACGTCGTACTTCGGCGCGACGGAGTCGAACACACCGCGCACGCGGCGCGCCTTCTCCTGCTCGTCGACCGTTTCGTAGCCGAAATGCGTCTGGCTCATGCTCAGTGGTGCCCGCAGGCGTGGCCGCCCTTGGCGGCCATGGGCGCATCGCGCTCGACGCCGGCTTCCGTCAGGCGCCGCTCATAGTCGGCCCACAGCTGGGCCTCCTGCGAGCCCAGGAAGTACAGGTAGTCCCACGAGAAGATGCCGGTGTCGTGGCCGTCGGAGAAGGTCGGTTGCACGGCGTAGTTGCCGACGGGCTTGAGGTCGGCGAGCTCGACCTCGCGCTTGCCCGTCTGCAGCACTTCCTGGCCCGGGCCGTGCCCCTGCACCTCGGCCGAGGGCGAGTAGATGCGCATGAGCTCGAAGGGGATGCGGAAGCGCGCGCCGTCGCTGAACGCCACTTCCAGCACGCGCGAACGCCCGTGCACCGTCAGTTCGACGGGCGTGGGCGTATCGGTGGAGAGTCCTGCCATGGGCCCATTCTAGGACCCATGTGCGATCAGAAGCGGACCTGGAAGTTGACGTAGAAGCGGTCGTCGCCGTTCTTGGGCGCGGCCGAGTTCGCCGTGAGCGGCACCTTGCTGCCCACGAAGATGCGGCCGTAGTCGGCCGAGAAGGCGAACGGCTCCTTCACGTAGCGCAGGCCGAGGCCGGCGCTGGCGAGGCGGTCGCTCGAAGGCTTGCCGCGCACGGCGGCGTCGTTGCTGGACAGCCAGCCGGCGTCGACGAAGCCGAGCAGGCGCAGGCCGCCGACCCATTCGGGGGTGCTGACCTCGAGCGTGCCGGCCAGGCCGCTGTCGCCGGTGACCGGCCGGTCGATGCTGGTGCCGCGCACCGAGCCCAGGCCGCCCAGGCCGAAGGACTCGCCGGAGATCAGCGGATCGGGGCTGTACTGCCAGCTGCCGCGCATCGACCACAGCCACGTGCCGGCGAACGGCGCCGTGTAGTTGGCCGAGCCGCGCAGGGCTTTCCAGCGGACAGTGTCCACCGCCTCGGCCGCGTACGACGCGGAATCGTTGTGCGAGCCGGTGGCGGTGTTGACCGCCACGCCGACGTCGTAGCCATAGGCGGCGGCGTCGTTCTCGATGCGGGCCGCGTAACCCAGGGTGATCGGGCGGCTGCGGCGGTCCACGCCGGCCACGACGCCGTCGATCTCGGTCGCGTTGAAGACCTTGTCGTCGATGGCGATGCTGACGTAGCTGCGGCGGCCGCCTTCGGGCGCGAGGTAGTGCGTGTAGTTGGCGCCCAGCGTGTGGCCCGCGCCCGTGCTGGAGAAGGCGCCGAAGTTGCCGACCACGTCGGACTTCGTGGCGGTGAGGCCGATGACGCCGCCCAGCGTGTACAGCGGCACCTTGTAAGTCAGGCCGATCTGCTTGACGTCGCCCGAGCGCTGCAGCGAGGTGGTGTACGCACCGACGAACTGGTGGTCCGCATCCCACAGGTTGCTGTGCGAGGCGGTGATGGTGAAGCGGTCGCGCCCCGAATTCTTGGTGCCGGCGTTGGAGATGCCCAGGCCGATGTTCCAGGGCTTCTGCTCCTTCACGATCACCACGGCGTCGATCTTGTCGATCTCCTCCGATTCCTTCAGGTTCACCTGGATCTGCTTGTTGGCGTTCTCGTTGGCGATGGCCGTCTGGATGGCGAGCTTGGAGAAGTTGGGCGTGCCGCCCTCCTTCAGCTCGGGCAGCGTACGGCGGATGTTGCCCTCGCTGTAGATGCTGCGGCCTTCAAAGTCCACCTTGGCGATGGTGAACTTGATGATGGTCAGGCGTACCGACTGGCCCACCTCCTGCGGCGGCAGCGAGACGCGGTGCAGGCCGTAGCCGCGCTCGCGCAGCGCCTTTTCCAGCGCGCCCGAGGCCTGCTGCAGCGTGTCGATGCTGGCGTCGTTGCGCACGTAGGGCGACAGGATGCGCTGGGTCTCGGCATCGCCCAGCGGGTTCTCGCCGGTGACGGTGAAGCCCTTGATGGCGAACGTGGGCGGCGGGACCGAGGCGGCCATGGGCGGCGGCGCGGGTGCCGGTGCCGGTGCCGGGGCCGGCGCGGGAGCCTGCGCGAGCGCCGACGCCGCGGCTGCCAGCGCCGTCAAGGCAAACACCCCCAGCCGCACGCGCCCGCACTCGCGGCGGGGCGCACAAGTCGTTGTCAGCATTCGGATTCGCCCCTCTTGTTCTTGGAACCGGATGATCGGCGATTGTGTCATCCGGTTACCGCCTTGTCACCCTTGGACGGGTGGCAAGGCACTCACTTGCACTGGTTCTGTTGCTTCACGCCTGCATCGGCGAGCACGCTCACGAGCAAGGGGTTCTTCGAGTTCGGCAAGGGGATCTTGTCGAAGTCGATGAACTTGGGGATGTTGTTCGGCCGCGCGGTGTCGCCGTTGTTGCCGGCGAAGCCCGCCTCGCCCTTGCCCAGCTGCAGCACCTGGTTGGCGGTGGCGATCTCGATGTGGCCGTCGCGCACGAACACGAACAGGCCCTCCTGCGCGTCCGACACTTCCTGGTTGCCGAACAGCTTGGGCGGGATGTTGACCGTGTCGGGGCGCGCGTTGTCGCCCATGGGCGGCGCGTTCAGCACCGGCTGGATGCCCTGCGGCGAGATGAACAGGCCCTGGCCGGACTGCAGCAGCTGCAGCGCGGTCGTGCCCTGCGGGGTGACGGCGATCGAACCCAGCCAGGTCCACAGGGTGACGTTGTTGCAGCTGGCGTCCTCGCACACGGCATCGAAGCCCGTGCCGCGGATGCCGATGGTGGCCGTGGCGGTGGAGAAGCTGGCGTTGCGGTTGTCGGCCTTGGCGATCAGGCCCGTCAGCGCGCGGACCGAGCCGCGCAGGATGCTGGCGAGGAAGCGGCCTTCGCCGGCGTTCTTCTCGTCGTAGACGAAGTTGTCGACGCGGAAACGGCTGTTGGAGCCCACGCTCACGCGGCTGTCGTCGCGGAAAGCCAGCACGGCGCGCGCGCCGGGCAGCGTCTCGACGACGTCGCCGGGGTAGATGCTGCCGCCTTCGACCAGGCGGCGGCGCTGGCCGGCCGTGTCGAGCGCGAAGACCTCGCCGACCGCGTTGGCGATCTTGGCGCTGGCGACCACCGTGTTGGGGCGCGCGACGGCGGCGGCGAGCTGCTGCGACTCCTGCCCGCACTCACGCGTGCAGACGCGCGCGTCGAAGTCCGTGCCGCGGATGCCGATGGTGGCCGTGCTGGTTTGCACGCGGGCCGCGTTGGGCGAGCTCTTGGAGATCAGCCCGGTGACGGCGCGGAAGCCGCCGCGCACGAGCTGCATCACCATGCCGTTGTCGTTGGCGTTCTCCTTGAACTGGTACTGGGAGATGACCAGTTCGGAGTTGGGACGCACGGTCATGCGCGTGCCGTCCTGCATCTTGATGATGGCCGAGCCGCCGTCGGACGTGGTCAGGCGGTCGCCTTCCCTCAGGTCCAGGCCCTGGCCGAGGGTGCGGGGGGTCTGCCCGGCGGTCTGCGCGAAGCCGACGCCGCGCGAGAACTCCACCTGGCCGGCAACCTGCGCCCCAGCGGCCGCCGCGGCAAGCAGCAGCCAGGCCCCGAGCGCGGCACGCGCGGCGAGGGGGTATCGCTTCTGGGGGAACATGGCACCTCCGGACACTCTTGTTTCCTCTGAATAGCCCTTCTCCGTGGGTTTATACACGGTTGTCGGCGCGGCAACTACCCGCCGATCCCCGGGCGTGCACGGCGTGCCGTGCGGATTGTCACGCTGCCGTGCAATTTCCACGCCCGTTTCCGAGCGCTTCGCACAAGGCCGCATCGAGCCCGGGCAGTTGTTCCGCAACCTGTGCGACGCCGGTTGCATCCGGGGGCCGGCGTGCTTCGGCCCACACCGGAGCGGGGAAGTGCGAATCCCACTCGAAGCGCGCGACCACGTGCCAGTGCAGGTGCGGCACGACGTTGCCCAGGGCGGCCAGGTTCACCTTGTGCGGCTTCAGGCGTTGGCGCACGAGGGCCTCCACCTGCGCCACGGCTTCCATGCACAGGGCGCGATCGGCGGCGCCCAGGTCGGTGAACTCGGCGACATGGTCGTTCCAGACGACGCGGTAGAAGGCGGGGAACCCCGCCTCCTCGGCCCGGATCAGCCGGAATTTGTCACCCGCGAACACGATGTGTCCGCCGGCCGTGTCGCACAAGGGGCAGCCGGCGGCGCGCATCAGACCAGCACGCGCTCGATCCCGCCCGAATTGGCGGCGTGCACGTAGTCGGGCATCCAGTTCTCGCCGAGGATGCGGTTGGCCATCTCCACGACGATGTAGTCGGCCTCCAGCAGGCCGTTCTGCAGGTCGTGGCCGTAGCGCGACAGGCCCTGCAGGCAGCTCGGGCAGCTGGTGAGGATCTTGATGTTGTCCTTCTCGCCGACCTTGCCGCTGGCACGCAGCGCGGCTTCGTCCTTGCGCAGCTCCTCCTCCTTGCGGAAGCGGACCTGCGTGGAGATGTCGGGGCGCGTGATGCCGAAGGTGCCCGACTCGCCGCAGCAGCGCTCGGACTTGCGCACGTCGGGGCCGACCAATGCCTTCACCGTCTTCATCGGGTCCTGCAGCTTCATCGGCGTGTGGCAGGGGTCGTGGTACATGTAGGCCGTCGACGGCTCCAGCTTGATGCCCTTCTCGAGCAGGTACTCGTGGATGTCGATGATGCGGCAGCCGGGGAAGATCTTGTCGAACTCGTAGCCCTGCAGCTGGTCGTAGCAGGTGCCGCACGACACCACCACCGTCTTGATGTCCAGGTAGTTGAGCGTGTTGGCCACGCGGTGGAACAGCACGCGGTTGTCGGTGATGATCTTCTCGGCCTTGTCGAACTGCCCCGAGCCGCGCTGCGGGTAGCCGCAGCACAGGTAGCCGGGCGGCAGCACCGTCTGCACGCCGGCGTGCCACAGCATCGCCTGCGTCGCCAGGCCGACCTGCGAGAACAGGCGCTCCGAGCCGCAGCCCGGGAAGTAGAAGACCGCCTCCGTCTCCGGCGTCGTGGCCTGCGGGTTGCGGATGATGGGGACGTAGTCCTTGTCCTCGATGTCCAGCAGCGCACGCGCCGTCTTCTTGGGCAACCCGCCGGGCAGCTTCTTGTTGACGAAGTGGACCACCTGCTCCTTCAGCTTCGGCGGGCCGCCGTCGGTGGAAGGAGGCCGCGTGACCTGCTTACGCGCAAGACCGCGCAGGAAGTCGTTGGCCAGGCGCTGCGCCTTGAAGCCCACGTCGACCATCGCCGTGCGCACGAAGCGGATGGTGTCCGGGTTGGTGGCGTTCAGCATGAACATCGCCGCCGCGTTGGCGGGGCGGAAGCTCTTCTGCCCCATCTTGCGCAGCAGGTTGCGCATGTTCATCGAGACGTCGCCGAAGTCGATCTTCACCGGGCACGGCGAAGCGCACTTGTGGCACACGGTGCAGTGCTCGGAGACGTCCTCGAACTGTTCCCAGTGCTTGATCGACACGCCGCGGCGCGTCTGCTCCTCGTACAGGAAAGCCTCCACGAGCAGCGAGGTCGCAAGGATCTTGTTGCGCGGGCTGTACAGCAGGTTCGAGCGCGGCACGTGCGTGGCGCACACCGGCTTGCACTTGCCGCAGCGCAGGCAGTCCTTGATCGAATCGCTGATGGCGCCGATGTCGCTCTGCTGCATGATCAGCGACTCGTGCCCCATCAGGCCGAACGACGGCGTGTACGCGTTCGTCAGGTCGGCATAGACCGAGCCCGCGCGGTCCTCCTGCGCGTGGCGCAGCAGCTTGCCCTTGTTGAAGCGCCCTTCCGGGTCCACGCGCTGCTTGTAGTCGGCGAAGGGCTTGAGCTCGTCGTCGGTCAGGAACTCCAGCTTGGTGATGCCGATGCCGTGCTCGCCCGAGATCACGCCGTTGAGCGAGCGCGCCAGGATCATGATCCGCTTCACGGCCGTGTGCGCCGTCTGCAGCATCTGGTAGTCGTCGCTGTTCACCGGGATGTTGGTGTGCACGTTGCCGTCGCCGGCGTGCATGTGCAGCGCGACCCACACACGGCCCTTCAGGACGCGCTTGTGGATGGCGTTCACTTCCGCCAGCAGTTGCACGAACGCGTTGCCGGCAAAGATGGCCTGCAGCGGCGCGCGGATCTGCGTCTTCCAGCTGGCACGCAGCGTGTGGTCCTGCAGCTGCGGGAACAGCGTTTCGACGCCGTCGAGCCAGCCCTGCCACTGCGCGCGCACCTCGCGCACCAGCGCGAGGGCCTGCTGCACGCGGTCCTCGAGGATTTCGGCCGAGGCGATCTCGCTGGCGTCGTCGCCCTTGCCCAGCGGCAGGTTGCCGCGCTCGAAGAACAGCTCCAGCTGGTTGGCCAGCTGGATCTTGTTGGCCAGCGACAGCTCGATGTTGATGCG carries:
- a CDS encoding FAD/FMN-binding oxidoreductase, with product MNAPTTLNQLIAAADDAPRLREIPYNYTSFSDREIVIRLLGARAWEVLNRLREERRTGRSARMLYEVLGDIWVVQRNPYLQDDLLDNPGRRKQLVEALHHRLHEVEKRRSPEGDAERDALVGELLDDAKRAVHAFDASFREVSDLRKQALKALRRCTAKDNIKFDGLSRVSHVTDATDWRVEYPFVVLTPDTESEMAALVKGCIALGLTIIPRGGGTGYTGGAVPLTWKSAVINTEKLEAMTEVEMTAIPGHAQPVPTIWTEAGVVTQRVADAAERAGFVFAVDPTSAEASCIGGNIAMNAGGKKAVLWGTALDNLVSWRMVTPQSQWLEVRRTDHNLGKIHDAEVARFDLKYFEADGKTFVRGETLEIPGFTFRKEGLGKDVTDKFLSGLPGIQKEGCDGLITSARWVVHRMPAHTRTVCLEFFGNAKDAVPSIVEIKDFMFAEQKRSGVLLAGLEHLDDRYLKAVGYATKSKRAVLPKMVLVGDIAGDDPDAVARATSEVVRIANSRSGEGFVAISPEARKKFWLDRKRTAAISKHTNAFKINEDVVIPLPRMAEYTDGIERINIELSLANKIQLANQLELFFERGNLPLGKGDDASEIASAEILEDRVQQALALVREVRAQWQGWLDGVETLFPQLQDHTLRASWKTQIRAPLQAIFAGNAFVQLLAEVNAIHKRVLKGRVWVALHMHAGDGNVHTNIPVNSDDYQMLQTAHTAVKRIMILARSLNGVISGEHGIGITKLEFLTDDELKPFADYKQRVDPEGRFNKGKLLRHAQEDRAGSVYADLTNAYTPSFGLMGHESLIMQQSDIGAISDSIKDCLRCGKCKPVCATHVPRSNLLYSPRNKILATSLLVEAFLYEEQTRRGVSIKHWEQFEDVSEHCTVCHKCASPCPVKIDFGDVSMNMRNLLRKMGQKSFRPANAAAMFMLNATNPDTIRFVRTAMVDVGFKAQRLANDFLRGLARKQVTRPPSTDGGPPKLKEQVVHFVNKKLPGGLPKKTARALLDIEDKDYVPIIRNPQATTPETEAVFYFPGCGSERLFSQVGLATQAMLWHAGVQTVLPPGYLCCGYPQRGSGQFDKAEKIITDNRVLFHRVANTLNYLDIKTVVVSCGTCYDQLQGYEFDKIFPGCRIIDIHEYLLEKGIKLEPSTAYMYHDPCHTPMKLQDPMKTVKALVGPDVRKSERCCGESGTFGITRPDISTQVRFRKEEELRKDEAALRASGKVGEKDNIKILTSCPSCLQGLSRYGHDLQNGLLEADYIVVEMANRILGENWMPDYVHAANSGGIERVLV